One genomic region from Bradyrhizobium icense encodes:
- a CDS encoding universal stress protein, giving the protein MFKSILVPIDLADTDLAKPAIATAATLSQTWSGSVRLLNVLPMTPAMLAEYVPADFDAQQRATSEEALAIVAKESGIEARRISTAVRKGGIYHEILEEAAAIKADLIVMTSHRPAMRTYFLGSNAGHVVRYAKCSVLVVRH; this is encoded by the coding sequence ATGTTCAAGTCGATTCTCGTGCCGATCGATCTGGCCGATACCGATCTGGCCAAGCCCGCGATCGCGACCGCCGCAACGTTGTCGCAAACCTGGAGCGGCTCGGTACGACTGCTCAATGTGTTGCCGATGACGCCGGCGATGCTGGCAGAATATGTGCCGGCCGATTTCGATGCCCAGCAGCGCGCGACCTCGGAGGAAGCACTCGCAATCGTGGCGAAGGAATCCGGCATCGAGGCGCGGCGCATTTCCACCGCAGTGCGGAAAGGCGGCATCTATCACGAGATCCTAGAAGAGGCAGCGGCGATCAAGGCCGACCTGATCGTGATGACCTCGCACCGGCCGGCGATGCGAACGTATTTCCTCGGCTCCAACGCCGGCCACGTCGTGCGTTACGCCAAGTGCTCGGTGCTGGTAGTCCGGCACTGA
- a CDS encoding flagellar hook protein FlgE, with translation MGIFGALTTAVGGLRANSYALENVSGNIANSQTTAFKRVDTSFLDLIPQTASTAQLAGGVTTQSRSTNSVQGDVQTASVATFMAINGNGFFAVQRPGNFTDGTPVFDGVDRYTRRGDFQLDKSGYLVNGAGYYLQGVPIDPTTGNPSGSSPQVLRFQNDFLPAQQTTRIDYRANLASYPLTTKHDVSVPGSELIAPASYSVGYNPLVLGTPPAPYTDSTVTGTVQNNKATPSVANTGATLLSGAAGTDSISANFAVGDTITINGNVITFVAAGAGATELNIDDDIADLLAKIDSITGTATPSSITSGSITLHSGTTSDLSVTSSNTTAFAALGFTGTATATRGGGGGVGTGQVIGNDNSTFLAESVAGGAVTTYDVSGAPVNLQFRWAKVDSASLGAGHTDTWNLFYQVNPNATGTQVSWQNVNTNFTFSASGQMSPAVPNITLTNAVVNGVALGSPVINFGTGGVTQFADANGNVQVNQIQQDGFPAGQLQSVGVGTNGRIVGNYSNGRNLDLAEISVATFNGTNFLKRVNGGAFEVTDASGQALFGKAGTIVGSSLEGSNTDIADEFTKLIITQQAYSANTKVITTSNTMVQDLLNVLR, from the coding sequence ATGGGTATCTTCGGCGCTCTCACCACCGCGGTCGGCGGCCTCCGCGCCAACTCCTACGCGCTGGAAAACGTCTCGGGCAATATCGCCAACTCGCAGACCACGGCGTTCAAGCGCGTCGATACCTCCTTCCTGGATCTCATTCCGCAGACCGCCTCGACCGCGCAGCTCGCCGGCGGCGTGACCACGCAGTCGCGCTCCACCAACTCGGTGCAGGGCGACGTGCAGACGGCATCGGTCGCGACGTTCATGGCGATCAACGGCAACGGCTTCTTCGCGGTGCAGAGGCCCGGCAACTTCACCGACGGCACGCCCGTGTTCGACGGCGTCGACCGCTACACCCGCCGCGGTGACTTCCAGCTCGACAAGAGCGGCTATCTCGTCAATGGCGCCGGCTACTATCTGCAGGGCGTGCCGATCGATCCGACCACCGGCAACCCCTCCGGCAGTTCGCCGCAGGTTCTCAGATTCCAGAACGACTTCCTGCCGGCGCAGCAAACCACCAGAATCGACTATCGCGCCAACCTCGCCAGCTATCCGCTGACAACCAAGCACGATGTTTCCGTTCCCGGATCGGAACTGATCGCGCCGGCATCATACAGCGTCGGATATAATCCGCTGGTGCTCGGCACGCCTCCGGCGCCCTACACGGATAGCACGGTCACCGGCACCGTGCAGAACAACAAGGCTACTCCGTCGGTCGCCAACACCGGAGCGACCTTGCTCTCGGGCGCTGCGGGCACCGACTCGATCTCCGCCAACTTTGCCGTTGGCGACACCATCACGATCAATGGCAATGTGATTACCTTCGTGGCCGCCGGCGCCGGCGCAACCGAGCTCAACATCGACGACGACATCGCGGACCTGCTCGCCAAGATCGACTCGATCACCGGCACAGCTACTCCGTCGTCGATCACATCAGGCTCGATCACGCTGCATTCCGGCACTACGTCCGATCTCTCGGTCACGAGCTCGAATACCACGGCCTTCGCCGCACTCGGCTTTACTGGCACCGCGACGGCGACGCGCGGCGGCGGCGGCGGGGTAGGCACCGGCCAGGTCATCGGCAACGACAACTCGACGTTCCTAGCCGAGTCGGTGGCAGGTGGTGCGGTCACGACCTACGACGTCTCGGGCGCTCCGGTGAACCTGCAGTTCCGCTGGGCCAAGGTCGACAGCGCCTCGCTCGGCGCCGGCCATACCGACACCTGGAACCTGTTCTACCAGGTTAATCCCAACGCAACCGGCACCCAGGTCTCGTGGCAGAACGTCAACACCAATTTCACCTTCTCTGCCTCAGGCCAGATGTCGCCGGCGGTTCCGAACATCACGCTTACCAATGCTGTCGTCAACGGCGTCGCACTGGGCAGTCCCGTCATCAACTTCGGCACCGGCGGTGTCACCCAGTTCGCTGATGCCAACGGCAACGTGCAGGTCAACCAGATTCAGCAGGACGGCTTCCCCGCCGGTCAGTTGCAGTCCGTCGGCGTCGGCACCAACGGCCGCATCGTCGGTAACTATTCCAATGGCCGCAACCTCGACCTTGCCGAAATCTCGGTCGCGACCTTCAACGGAACCAACTTTCTCAAGCGCGTCAATGGTGGCGCGTTCGAGGTCACCGACGCGTCCGGACAGGCGCTGTTCGGCAAGGCCGGAACGATCGTCGGCTCCTCGCTGGAAGGGTCCAACACCGACATCGCCGACGAGTTTACCAAGTTGATCATCACCCAGCAGGCTTACTCGGCCAACACCAAGGTCATCACCACCTCCAACACGATGGTGCAGGATCTCCTGAATGTGCTGCGATAG
- a CDS encoding DUF1127 domain-containing protein yields the protein MTTISQTAGQSASRKSQAGLFGVLGGWVNRIATHLAYRQAIRTLNELDDRALRDIGIERGRIDSAVRGVVDPEFGRYL from the coding sequence ATGACGACGATATCCCAGACGGCAGGTCAGTCTGCTTCCCGCAAGAGCCAGGCCGGATTGTTCGGCGTGCTCGGAGGCTGGGTGAATCGCATCGCCACCCATTTGGCATACCGCCAGGCCATCAGAACCCTGAATGAGCTGGACGATCGCGCACTGCGCGACATCGGCATCGAGCGCGGCCGGATCGATTCGGCCGTCCGCGGCGTGGTCGATCCAGAGTTCGGACGCTATCTCTGA
- the flgK gene encoding flagellar hook-associated protein FlgK: protein MGLSQALSTAMSGLRATQAAISLVGSNVANAETPGYVRKSIIQSAGVTGDYGSSVLLHGVDRQLDQYLQTQLRTETSGAAYADIRSTFLANLQNVYGNPAETGTIEDAFNKLLTAFQGLSTSPDSQSARIGAVSAAQTMAQTLNATTQGIQALRANAEMGINDSIVTANNAMAQIAFINNQLQNNGKTDAATASLLDQRDQYITQLSSLMDIRTVVNDLNQVTVFTNSGVQLVGTEAAQLSFNPQGTMTPNTLYNPDPTKNNVGTITINFPHGGSYDLVSTNSIRSGKIAAYLELRDNTLVKAQAQIDQFAAAMSSALSDKTTAGTAAPASVLPQAGYDLDLTGLQSGNVIHVTYKDNTTGITHNLSIVRVDDPSVLPLSNTTTLDPNDEVLGINFSAGMASVVSQLNAALGSTANLQFSNPSGSTLRVLDDGAPNRSDILAASVTTTMSSLTSGNAQLPLFTDNGGLYTGALTANGPQQTGLAGRISVNTALLGDPSRTIVFSTSPLTAAGDTTRSDFILTQLQSGSYRYSPQTGIGTTGAPFTGTLVNFAKQFISQQGEAATAAKQLADGQAVVLNTLQKKVTDASGVNIDDEMAHLLALQNAYSANARVMSSIKQMYDTLIQAM, encoded by the coding sequence ATGGGTTTGAGTCAGGCTCTCTCCACCGCAATGTCCGGCCTGCGCGCGACGCAGGCCGCGATCTCGCTGGTCGGATCGAACGTCGCCAATGCGGAAACGCCTGGATACGTCAGGAAGTCGATCATCCAGTCCGCCGGCGTGACCGGCGATTACGGCTCGAGCGTTCTGCTCCACGGCGTCGACCGGCAGCTCGACCAGTATTTGCAGACGCAACTGCGCACGGAAACCTCCGGCGCAGCCTATGCCGATATTCGTTCGACCTTCCTCGCCAATCTGCAGAATGTCTACGGAAATCCGGCTGAAACCGGTACCATCGAAGATGCGTTCAACAAGCTGTTGACCGCATTTCAGGGCCTGTCTACGAGCCCGGACTCGCAGTCGGCGCGGATCGGCGCCGTCAGCGCCGCGCAGACGATGGCGCAGACGCTCAATGCGACGACGCAGGGGATTCAAGCCCTTCGCGCCAACGCCGAGATGGGCATCAACGATTCCATCGTGACGGCAAACAACGCGATGGCCCAGATCGCGTTCATCAACAACCAGCTCCAGAACAACGGCAAGACGGACGCTGCGACGGCATCGTTGCTCGATCAGCGCGATCAATACATCACCCAGTTGTCGAGCCTGATGGACATCAGAACGGTCGTCAACGACCTCAACCAGGTAACGGTGTTCACGAATTCCGGCGTGCAACTGGTCGGCACCGAGGCGGCGCAGCTATCGTTCAATCCCCAGGGCACGATGACGCCCAACACGCTGTACAATCCCGACCCGACCAAGAACAACGTCGGCACCATCACCATCAACTTCCCGCATGGCGGTAGCTACGATCTGGTGTCGACCAACTCGATTCGGTCGGGCAAGATCGCTGCCTATCTCGAGCTGCGCGACAACACGCTGGTGAAGGCGCAGGCGCAGATCGACCAGTTCGCGGCAGCGATGTCGAGCGCGCTGTCGGACAAGACGACTGCGGGCACTGCCGCTCCCGCGTCCGTGCTGCCGCAGGCCGGCTACGATCTCGATCTCACCGGCTTGCAGTCCGGCAATGTCATCCACGTCACCTACAAGGACAACACCACGGGCATCACGCACAATCTCTCGATCGTGCGCGTCGACGATCCGAGCGTGCTGCCGCTGAGCAATACCACGACGCTCGATCCGAATGACGAGGTGCTTGGTATCAATTTTTCCGCCGGCATGGCATCGGTGGTTTCCCAGCTCAACGCTGCGCTCGGGTCGACTGCCAATCTTCAGTTCTCAAACCCGTCGGGCTCGACCTTGCGCGTGCTGGACGACGGCGCGCCGAATCGCTCCGACATTCTGGCTGCATCGGTCACCACGACAATGTCGTCGCTCACCAGCGGTAACGCGCAGCTCCCGCTGTTCACGGACAACGGCGGGCTCTATACCGGCGCGCTTACCGCCAACGGGCCGCAGCAGACGGGTCTTGCCGGTCGCATCAGCGTCAACACCGCACTGCTTGGCGATCCTTCGCGCACCATCGTATTTTCGACCAGCCCGTTGACGGCTGCAGGCGATACCACGCGATCCGACTTCATTCTCACACAGCTACAGTCGGGCAGTTATCGCTATTCCCCGCAAACTGGCATCGGAACCACCGGCGCTCCGTTCACCGGCACGCTGGTCAACTTCGCCAAGCAGTTCATCAGTCAGCAGGGCGAAGCCGCAACGGCCGCCAAGCAACTCGCCGACGGTCAGGCCGTGGTGTTGAACACCCTGCAGAAGAAGGTGACCGATGCCTCGGGCGTCAACATAGACGACGAGATGGCGCATCTCCTTGCGCTGCAGAATGCCTATTCCGCCAATGCGCGCGTGATGTCGTCCATCAAGCAGATGTACGACACGCTGATCCAGGCCATGTGA
- a CDS encoding SixA phosphatase family protein, translating to MRRLMLLRHAKTEHDAPSGHDQDRRLDERGRMDAAAIGTWIGHHPPFPDAVLVSTAVRAQQTWEIARDAIKDAVRERPPRPRVELLDELYGAEPTQLLRIIRMAEVSDPARLMLIGHNPGMHELALMLAGSGDAMAKKGLEDNLPTAGLAILDFPTDDWSEVAFRRGKLVRFTSPKLLKQALDD from the coding sequence ATGCGCCGTTTGATGCTGCTGCGTCACGCCAAGACCGAACACGACGCGCCTTCGGGCCATGACCAGGACCGCCGTCTCGACGAGCGCGGCCGAATGGACGCCGCCGCGATCGGAACCTGGATCGGCCACCATCCGCCCTTTCCCGATGCCGTTCTGGTTTCGACTGCAGTGCGGGCGCAACAGACCTGGGAAATCGCACGCGATGCGATCAAGGATGCAGTGCGGGAACGACCGCCGCGGCCGCGGGTCGAACTGCTCGACGAACTCTACGGCGCCGAGCCGACGCAGCTCCTGCGGATCATCCGCATGGCCGAGGTCTCCGATCCCGCACGCCTGATGCTGATCGGCCACAATCCCGGCATGCATGAGCTGGCGCTGATGCTCGCCGGCAGCGGCGACGCGATGGCGAAGAAGGGGCTCGAGGACAATCTGCCGACCGCGGGACTGGCGATCCTCGACTTTCCGACTGACGACTGGAGCGAGGTGGCGTTCCGCCGCGGCAAGCTCGTGCGCTTCACCAGCCCGAAACTGCTGAAGCAGGCGCTGGACGATTGA
- a CDS encoding PLP-dependent aminotransferase family protein, protein MSKFEYLKLADTVAAEIANGALKPGDRLPPQRSFAYQRKIAVSTASRVYTELLRRGLVVGEVGRGTFVSGETRRGIAMPAEPRGARIDLEVNYPILPTQSAMIARSLAGLERPEVLDLALRHSTTTGTLAARTISAEFLSREDWSPAPDQLVFTANGRQCIAAALAAVVPSGGRCGVEALTYPFIKDIAVRLGVTLVPLAMDEFGVRPDAVQKAHRETHLSALYLQPTIQNPLGMTMPPARRADLLRVVEKLGLTVIEDTVYGFLDEETPMAALAPDSCITLDSLSKKVAPGLALGFIVSPPRLRERVMSAVRSGGWTASGFAFAAGQRLMADGTVAELSRLKRIDAARRQQMAAKYLAGFEVQANVKSYHLWLTLPQHWRSQTFVAAAARRDIALTPSTTFAVSPGHAPNAVRLALGAPSTEQLDLALRTLSGMLTAKEDVDTTE, encoded by the coding sequence ATGTCGAAGTTCGAGTATTTGAAGCTTGCCGATACCGTCGCCGCCGAGATTGCCAACGGCGCGCTCAAGCCCGGCGATCGCTTGCCGCCGCAGCGCAGCTTCGCCTATCAGCGCAAGATCGCAGTTTCGACCGCGAGCCGCGTCTATACCGAGCTCCTGCGCCGCGGCCTGGTGGTCGGCGAAGTCGGACGCGGGACGTTCGTTTCGGGCGAGACGCGCCGTGGCATCGCCATGCCGGCAGAGCCGCGCGGCGCGCGTATCGATCTGGAAGTGAACTATCCGATACTGCCGACGCAATCGGCGATGATCGCGAGAAGCCTTGCAGGGCTGGAACGCCCCGAAGTGCTCGATCTCGCGTTGCGGCACTCGACCACGACAGGCACTCTTGCCGCGCGGACCATTTCCGCCGAGTTTCTTTCCCGCGAAGACTGGTCTCCGGCCCCCGATCAACTCGTGTTCACCGCGAACGGGCGGCAATGCATCGCCGCTGCACTCGCGGCGGTGGTGCCGAGCGGCGGCCGCTGCGGCGTCGAGGCGTTGACCTATCCCTTCATCAAGGACATCGCCGTCCGGCTCGGCGTGACGCTGGTGCCGCTTGCGATGGATGAGTTCGGTGTTCGTCCGGACGCGGTGCAGAAAGCTCACCGCGAAACGCATTTGTCGGCGCTCTACCTTCAGCCGACGATTCAAAATCCGCTCGGCATGACCATGCCTCCGGCGCGCCGCGCGGATTTGCTGCGCGTGGTCGAGAAGCTCGGCCTTACCGTCATCGAGGATACGGTCTACGGCTTTCTTGACGAAGAAACCCCGATGGCGGCGCTTGCGCCGGATAGCTGCATCACCTTGGACAGCCTGTCGAAGAAGGTGGCGCCCGGCCTTGCTCTGGGTTTCATCGTTTCGCCACCGCGGCTGCGCGAACGCGTCATGTCCGCGGTTCGATCGGGCGGATGGACAGCTTCGGGATTTGCGTTTGCCGCCGGACAGCGGCTGATGGCAGATGGCACCGTTGCCGAGCTGTCACGCCTGAAACGGATCGATGCGGCGCGGCGCCAGCAGATGGCGGCCAAATACCTTGCCGGATTCGAGGTCCAGGCCAACGTCAAATCCTACCATCTCTGGCTGACCTTGCCCCAGCACTGGCGCTCGCAGACATTCGTCGCGGCCGCAGCCCGGCGCGACATCGCGTTGACCCCTTCAACCACCTTCGCCGTAAGTCCAGGCCACGCCCCCAACGCCGTCCGTCTGGCGCTCGGCGCCCCCAGCACCGAACAGCTCGATCTGGCGCTGCGCACGTTGTCGGGAATGCTGACGGCGAAAGAAGACGTCGACACGACCGAATAG
- a CDS encoding flagellar protein yields MSIDGVSGRTSYIGTSIIGLRKQLEELTQQLASGRVSTTYAGQGANRGFALSLRAQVSSIDAFKDTATNVNTRLNVVNLALQGLVDIGTSVKSAASTSTIVLNDNGQTSGQITAQAAFSNAVSLLNSQSGDRYLFSGRTTDTAATVPADVMLDGVGTQAGLKQLINERRQADQGVGNMAHLTVSSPPLTTTVTSLAEDGSSFGLKLGAISSSLTGATVTQPTGAPPAATIDLGAVNPNNGDKITFNFNLPDGTTEAITLTATTTNPPPAGSFLIGADTVATTANLQAALTSSVQTLSDTALVAASAIAASDNFFNPSATVTGSAVNNQAAVPAPITGATLLSGAAGTDSLAASFAAGDTITVNGTPITFVASGATGNQLNITDSVQTLLAKIDSITGTGTPSTVTGGVIALHGGDGASLTVSSSNAAAFAALGFGATANANPAPLRVNGPPFATATNLIGGTTANTVSWYTGEVGTDPARGTAIARIDQSITVQYGARANEQALRYELQNIAVYAAVTTNAANPNSKMQVNALQQRISANLAPQTGQQSIQDMQAEFAGAQNAIKASTDRQTQLKGMAQTMLDQIEGINQDEVATKILALQTALQASYQTTSMLYQTTLTKFLPI; encoded by the coding sequence ATGTCGATTGATGGCGTTAGCGGCAGGACATCCTATATCGGGACCTCGATCATCGGTCTCCGGAAGCAGCTCGAGGAGCTGACGCAGCAACTCGCCAGCGGCCGGGTCTCGACGACCTATGCGGGGCAGGGCGCCAATCGCGGCTTTGCGCTGAGTTTGCGCGCTCAGGTCAGCAGCATCGACGCGTTCAAGGACACCGCAACCAACGTAAATACAAGGCTCAACGTCGTTAACCTGGCGCTACAGGGCTTGGTCGATATCGGCACGTCGGTGAAGAGCGCGGCCAGCACATCGACCATCGTGCTCAACGATAACGGTCAGACCTCCGGCCAGATCACGGCGCAGGCGGCGTTCTCGAACGCAGTGTCGCTGCTCAACAGCCAGTCGGGTGATCGCTACCTGTTCTCCGGACGCACCACCGACACCGCTGCGACAGTGCCGGCCGACGTCATGCTCGACGGCGTGGGAACGCAGGCGGGATTGAAGCAACTGATCAACGAGCGACGCCAGGCCGATCAGGGCGTCGGCAATATGGCGCATCTGACGGTATCGTCGCCGCCATTGACGACCACCGTGACCAGCCTGGCCGAAGACGGCTCATCGTTCGGGTTGAAGCTCGGTGCGATCAGTTCCTCGCTGACGGGAGCGACGGTGACCCAGCCGACCGGCGCGCCGCCGGCTGCCACCATCGATCTCGGTGCCGTCAATCCGAACAACGGCGACAAGATCACGTTCAACTTCAACCTGCCCGATGGCACGACCGAGGCAATCACGCTGACCGCGACGACGACGAACCCGCCGCCTGCCGGTTCGTTTTTGATCGGAGCCGATACGGTTGCAACCACCGCAAACCTGCAGGCCGCGTTGACGTCCTCGGTCCAGACGTTGAGCGACACGGCGCTGGTCGCCGCGTCCGCCATCGCTGCATCCGACAATTTCTTCAATCCGTCCGCGACCGTCACCGGAAGTGCGGTCAACAACCAGGCCGCGGTGCCGGCGCCGATCACCGGCGCCACCCTGCTGTCCGGCGCGGCGGGAACGGACTCGCTGGCTGCGAGCTTTGCGGCGGGCGATACGATTACGGTCAACGGCACGCCGATCACCTTCGTCGCGTCGGGCGCGACGGGCAACCAGCTCAATATCACCGATAGCGTCCAGACCTTGCTGGCAAAGATCGATTCGATCACCGGCACCGGTACGCCGTCGACCGTCACCGGCGGTGTAATTGCGCTGCACGGTGGTGACGGCGCGAGCCTGACGGTTTCCAGTTCGAACGCGGCCGCATTCGCGGCGCTGGGCTTCGGCGCCACGGCGAACGCAAATCCGGCGCCGCTGCGAGTCAACGGTCCGCCGTTTGCCACGGCCACCAATCTGATCGGCGGCACAACAGCCAACACGGTCTCGTGGTACACCGGCGAAGTCGGCACCGATCCGGCGCGCGGCACGGCGATCGCGCGCATCGACCAGTCCATCACGGTGCAATATGGCGCGCGCGCCAACGAGCAGGCGCTACGCTACGAGTTGCAGAACATCGCGGTGTATGCCGCGGTCACGACCAATGCCGCCAATCCGAATTCAAAGATGCAGGTGAACGCGCTGCAGCAGCGGATTTCGGCAAACCTGGCGCCACAGACCGGCCAGCAATCGATTCAGGACATGCAGGCGGAGTTTGCCGGTGCGCAGAACGCGATCAAGGCTTCGACCGACCGCCAGACCCAACTCAAGGGAATGGCGCAGACAATGCTCGACCAGATCGAAGGCATCAATCAGGACGAGGTGGCGACCAAGATTCTGGCGCTGCAGACCGCTCTGCAGGCATCGTATCAAACGACGTCCATGCTCTACCAGACCACGCTGACCAAGTTCCTGCCGATCTGA
- the msrB gene encoding peptide-methionine (R)-S-oxide reductase MsrB: MFDRRILLASVAGLFGLAAFRWLRTMPAQAAGKFEVEKTDAEWRAQLTPQQYEILRKHGTERPGSSPLLKEKRKGIFACAGCDLPLFSSDTKYDSGTGWPSFWQPLDNALGKTEDRTYGMLRTEVHCRRCGGHLGHVFDDGPKPTGLRYCIDGFGLVFHPAAPSAS; this comes from the coding sequence ATGTTCGACCGCCGTATCCTGCTCGCATCCGTAGCCGGCCTGTTTGGCTTGGCCGCTTTCCGCTGGCTGCGCACCATGCCGGCACAGGCCGCCGGGAAATTCGAGGTGGAAAAGACCGACGCCGAATGGCGCGCCCAGCTCACGCCGCAGCAGTATGAAATCCTGCGCAAGCACGGCACAGAGCGGCCGGGTTCGAGCCCACTCCTGAAGGAAAAACGCAAGGGCATTTTCGCCTGCGCCGGGTGCGATCTGCCGCTATTCTCCTCTGATACGAAATATGACAGCGGCACCGGCTGGCCGAGTTTCTGGCAACCGCTCGACAATGCGCTGGGCAAGACCGAGGACCGCACCTACGGCATGCTGCGCACTGAAGTGCATTGCCGCCGCTGCGGCGGGCACCTCGGACACGTCTTCGACGACGGGCCAAAACCGACCGGCTTGCGCTATTGCATCGACGGCTTTGGGCTGGTTTTCCACCCGGCGGCGCCATCGGCTTCGTAA
- a CDS encoding NAD(P)/FAD-dependent oxidoreductase, translating into MPETFSSATNGPDDGPFRSRLSFDLDVDICVVGAGVAGLTVALEAARRGASVAVLEGRHVGWNASGHQLGTVMPGYSLPIGDLIERVGIEDARELWALSKEGADYVRAAATEEAMPGIALTEGALEVSNVDVGEALISRLQTLSEDFETEVEGWQVDRVRDQLGTARYFHGIYYPRAFQIDGRKYIHGLAAQAKRAGARIFEDTPVVSIDPSGIRKRIVTPSARLRASHIVLAGNVHLGAPLRRLSETLLPVWRYAAVTEPLGERLGEVIAFKGSVADSDGIDHFRIVGGDRLMWASPETTWEARPRRFAPVIQRRIATIFPRLGKVPISDVFGGAVGVTVHAMPQIGQLRKGLWVASGFGRHGLNTSAMAGQVIARSILWGEDRWKLFSPFELVWAGGTTGRVAGHLIGLWGRGQSAAAGALARFREGARARERVREARLAEANRQAGTRPPRRPPVAPRPVRPQSPRPAEARDGGMPVAPSQESEKIRDGSV; encoded by the coding sequence ATGCCCGAGACTTTCTCAAGTGCGACCAACGGCCCCGACGACGGCCCTTTTCGCTCGCGTCTTTCGTTCGACCTGGATGTCGACATTTGCGTTGTGGGAGCCGGCGTTGCCGGCCTTACGGTAGCGCTGGAGGCTGCGCGCCGCGGCGCCAGCGTGGCCGTGCTGGAAGGCCGGCATGTCGGCTGGAATGCGTCTGGCCATCAACTCGGCACGGTCATGCCGGGCTACAGCCTTCCGATCGGCGATTTGATCGAGCGCGTGGGCATCGAAGACGCGCGCGAATTGTGGGCGCTGTCGAAGGAGGGCGCCGATTACGTTCGCGCCGCCGCAACCGAAGAGGCGATGCCGGGAATTGCGCTCACTGAAGGCGCGCTGGAGGTCTCCAACGTCGATGTCGGCGAGGCGCTGATCAGCCGGCTGCAGACGCTGAGCGAGGATTTCGAGACCGAAGTCGAGGGATGGCAGGTCGATCGCGTTCGCGATCAGCTCGGGACGGCGCGCTATTTCCATGGCATTTATTATCCGCGCGCGTTCCAGATTGACGGCCGCAAATACATCCACGGCCTTGCCGCGCAGGCAAAGCGGGCGGGCGCGCGCATCTTCGAGGATACGCCGGTCGTCAGCATCGATCCGTCCGGCATTCGCAAGCGCATCGTGACGCCGTCGGCGCGGCTGCGTGCCTCGCACATCGTGCTGGCCGGAAACGTTCATCTCGGCGCCCCGTTGCGGCGCCTGTCGGAGACGCTGCTGCCGGTCTGGCGCTATGCCGCGGTGACGGAGCCGCTCGGCGAGCGGCTTGGCGAGGTGATCGCCTTCAAGGGCTCGGTGGCCGATAGCGACGGCATCGATCATTTCCGAATCGTCGGTGGCGACCGGCTGATGTGGGCGAGCCCGGAAACCACGTGGGAAGCGCGGCCGCGTCGCTTTGCACCCGTCATTCAGCGCCGCATTGCCACTATCTTCCCGAGGCTCGGTAAAGTCCCGATATCAGACGTGTTCGGCGGCGCGGTCGGGGTGACCGTGCACGCCATGCCGCAGATCGGCCAGCTACGCAAAGGGCTTTGGGTTGCCAGCGGCTTCGGCCGCCACGGGCTGAACACCTCGGCGATGGCGGGGCAGGTCATCGCGCGCAGCATCCTGTGGGGCGAGGACCGCTGGAAACTGTTCTCGCCATTCGAACTGGTCTGGGCGGGCGGCACCACCGGCCGCGTGGCCGGCCATCTGATCGGCCTGTGGGGGCGGGGCCAATCCGCCGCGGCGGGCGCGTTGGCCCGTTTCCGCGAAGGCGCCCGCGCCCGGGAACGGGTGCGCGAGGCGCGGTTGGCAGAGGCCAACCGGCAGGCCGGAACCAGGCCGCCGCGTCGTCCGCCGGTAGCGCCGCGCCCCGTGCGTCCGCAATCGCCGCGGCCGGCAGAGGCCCGGGACGGCGGGATGCCGGTCGCTCCCTCGCAGGAAAGTGAGAAAATCCGGGACGGATCGGTGTAA
- the flbT gene encoding flagellar biosynthesis repressor FlbT: MALKVELKPHERIIIGACVVTNTDQRARLLIDGDRIPILREKDILTPESANTPAKLVYLAVQLMYLSPDPMAHHPTYFSLVRDILTTMPSAWPFIEGINNFTLNGDLYHALKEAKKLIGHEEQILETARKLQSSEQPDRKSA, encoded by the coding sequence ATGGCCTTGAAAGTCGAGCTCAAACCGCACGAGCGAATCATCATCGGCGCCTGCGTGGTCACCAATACCGATCAGCGCGCCAGGCTGTTGATCGACGGCGACAGGATTCCGATCCTGCGCGAGAAAGACATCCTCACACCCGAGAGCGCGAATACGCCGGCCAAGCTGGTCTATCTCGCCGTGCAGCTCATGTACCTGTCACCGGATCCGATGGCGCACCATCCGACCTATTTCAGCCTCGTGCGCGACATCCTCACGACAATGCCGAGCGCATGGCCCTTCATCGAGGGCATCAACAACTTCACCCTGAACGGCGACCTCTACCACGCGCTGAAGGAAGCGAAGAAATTGATCGGCCATGAGGAGCAGATCCTGGAGACCGCCCGTAAACTGCAATCGTCCGAGCAGCCCGATCGCAAATCCGCATAA